In Papio anubis isolate 15944 chromosome 20, Panubis1.0, whole genome shotgun sequence, a single window of DNA contains:
- the LOC101021855 gene encoding zinc finger protein 181 isoform X2, whose amino-acid sequence MTPFCSEGLIQGCDGPELQEPGVCLSVTKPYVITLLEDGREPWMVEKKLSKGMIPDWESRWESKELSTKKDIYEEDSLQTVTVENVLKQNYEFSNSNNNLQYIEKLEGKHEIYVEHFRPATLTSREGPTGDSYKYDTFRNTFHSKSTLSEPQKNFAEGNSHKYDILNKNLPKKSVIKNERFNGGKKLLNSNESGAAFNQSKSPHQTCNREKIYTCSECGKAFGKQSILNRHWKIHTGEKPYECRECGRTFSRGSSLKRHQINHSGEKPYKCIECGKAFSHGSSFTNHQSTHTGEKPYECMNCGKSFSRVSLLVQHLKIHMQEKML is encoded by the exons ATGACTCCATTCTGCTCAGAGGGACTTATACAAGGATGTGATGGTCCAGAATTACAAGAACCTGGTGTCT GTCTTTCCGTAACTAAGCCATATGTGATCACATTGTTGGAGGATGGGAGAGAGCCCTGGATGGTGGAGAAAAAACTGTCAAAAGGTATGATTCCAG ATTGGGAATCAAGATGGGAAAGCAAGGAATTATCAACAAAGAAGGATATTTATGAGGAAGATTCACTCCAAACAGTAAcagtagaaaatgttttaaaacaaaattatgaattttcAAATTCTAATAATAATTTGCAATATATAGAGAAGTTGGAAGGGAAGCATGAAATTTATGTAGAACATTTCAGACCAGCAACTCTCACCTCTAGAGAAGGCCCCACTGGGGACAGTTATAAATATGACACATTTAGAAACACCTTTCATTCAAAGTCTACTCTTTCTGAACCACAAAAAAATTTTGCTGAAGGGAATTCACACAAATACGATATATTAAACAAGAATTTACCCAAAAAGTCAGTTATAAAAAATGAGAGATTCAATGGTGGAAAGAAACTTTTGAATTCTAATGAAAGTGGAGCAGCCTTTAACCAGAGCAAATCTCCTCACCAGACTTGTAATAGAGAGAAAATCTATAcatgcagtgaatgtgggaaagcctttggCAAACAGTCAATCCTCAATCGCCACTGGAAAATTCATACAGGAGAGAAGCCCTATGAATGTCGTGAATGTGGGAGGACTTTTAGCCGTGGCTCATCCCTTAAACGACATCAGATAAATCAtagtggagagaaaccttacaaatgcattgaatgtgggaaggcctttagCCATGGCTCATCATTTACTAACCATCAGAgcactcacactggagagaaaccatatgaaTGTATGAACTGTGGAAAGTCTTTTAGTCGTGTGTCCCTTCTTGTTCaacatcttaaaattcatatgcaagaaaaaatgctatga
- the LOC101021855 gene encoding zinc finger protein 181 isoform X1 yields MTPFCSEGLIQGCDGPELQEPGVSGLSVTKPYVITLLEDGREPWMVEKKLSKGMIPDWESRWESKELSTKKDIYEEDSLQTVTVENVLKQNYEFSNSNNNLQYIEKLEGKHEIYVEHFRPATLTSREGPTGDSYKYDTFRNTFHSKSTLSEPQKNFAEGNSHKYDILNKNLPKKSVIKNERFNGGKKLLNSNESGAAFNQSKSPHQTCNREKIYTCSECGKAFGKQSILNRHWKIHTGEKPYECRECGRTFSRGSSLKRHQINHSGEKPYKCIECGKAFSHGSSFTNHQSTHTGEKPYECMNCGKSFSRVSLLVQHLKIHMQEKML; encoded by the exons ATGACTCCATTCTGCTCAGAGGGACTTATACAAGGATGTGATGGTCCAGAATTACAAGAACCTGGTGTCT CAGGTCTTTCCGTAACTAAGCCATATGTGATCACATTGTTGGAGGATGGGAGAGAGCCCTGGATGGTGGAGAAAAAACTGTCAAAAGGTATGATTCCAG ATTGGGAATCAAGATGGGAAAGCAAGGAATTATCAACAAAGAAGGATATTTATGAGGAAGATTCACTCCAAACAGTAAcagtagaaaatgttttaaaacaaaattatgaattttcAAATTCTAATAATAATTTGCAATATATAGAGAAGTTGGAAGGGAAGCATGAAATTTATGTAGAACATTTCAGACCAGCAACTCTCACCTCTAGAGAAGGCCCCACTGGGGACAGTTATAAATATGACACATTTAGAAACACCTTTCATTCAAAGTCTACTCTTTCTGAACCACAAAAAAATTTTGCTGAAGGGAATTCACACAAATACGATATATTAAACAAGAATTTACCCAAAAAGTCAGTTATAAAAAATGAGAGATTCAATGGTGGAAAGAAACTTTTGAATTCTAATGAAAGTGGAGCAGCCTTTAACCAGAGCAAATCTCCTCACCAGACTTGTAATAGAGAGAAAATCTATAcatgcagtgaatgtgggaaagcctttggCAAACAGTCAATCCTCAATCGCCACTGGAAAATTCATACAGGAGAGAAGCCCTATGAATGTCGTGAATGTGGGAGGACTTTTAGCCGTGGCTCATCCCTTAAACGACATCAGATAAATCAtagtggagagaaaccttacaaatgcattgaatgtgggaaggcctttagCCATGGCTCATCATTTACTAACCATCAGAgcactcacactggagagaaaccatatgaaTGTATGAACTGTGGAAAGTCTTTTAGTCGTGTGTCCCTTCTTGTTCaacatcttaaaattcatatgcaagaaaaaatgctatga